The window GGGTATGTCCATTTTAGTGATGGTAGTACAAAGCTGGGAAGAAGAGTCCCGCCGTTTGCGTGCGAAAGATATTATTCCTTGCCGTTTATTATTCTTAGATGAAGCTGCGCGATTAGATGCTAAATCAATTGCAACCCTATTTGAACTGTGTGACAGATTAGAAATGCAGTTAATTATTGCGGCACCAGAGAATATTAGTCCTGAGAAGGGCACAACCTATAAGCTAGTTCGTAAAGTGGTTGGTAATCATGAACATGTGCATGTAGTTGGCTTAAAAGGCTTTGGGCAAGAAAACCCGACTGTACAAGCCCCAACATTGCAGTAATAGTTTTTGTGAGTGAAACAAAGGCCGGTATTTAGGAATAAATATCGGTTTTTTTTATATGCTAATTAGGCGGCAAAGAAAGCGTCAGGTAAAACTTTTAATTAAAATAAAATTCATCTATGTTTAAACCACTAATACACTTTTGAATTCATTATGATGAAAATAATTCTTTTTCTCATTAATCGTTAGCTTAGCTGTACATAATCTGAAAAAAGGAAAATTAGCCTATTCCTATAACATTACTGCTAAAATTAAATACAATAAAATTGTAATTATAATAAAAATATTATTATCCATGTTGTAAATTAAGGTGGATGTATGGCAAAGAGAAGAGTGAGAGCTCTGCAAGTCTCGGTAATATGCGGGTTGATGGCGTTACAGTTTCCCGCATTCTCAAATGAAGAAAATACGCAGCAAAGTGTTTCTGAAGTTCAAACGATAGCTTCGTTAACACCTACAGAAAGTTTAGTCAAAATAACACAGTCGCTTCCTGCGGATGTGAAACCTATTTTTTCTACGCAATTAGCAAAATTATACGCTGATAGGCAAATGCAGTTATTGTGGCAAGATGAAACGGCAATTAGCCAATTTCAGCAACAACTGGCAGAATTATCCCTTTCTGGAGTTCAGCCTCAATTTGGGGAGTGGCTAGCGATACTGGAAAATAACCAGTTAAATGAGCTAGGCCGTGACGTTATTTTATCTGATGCCATGCTTGGCTATTTACAGTATTTATCTTCGATAGAAGCGAGTGGGCAATATTGGTTATACACCAATCGGCCTTATAAAATTATTGCTCCAACGGCCGCTCAAATGAAACCATGGATAGATGCCGTCGAGTCTAATAATTTAAGTGGCTGGGTTAAATCGCAAGCCCCGAGTCACCCAATGTATTTGCCAATGCGCAAAGAAATGTTGAAATTATTGGCGATCCCGGAAGATAACCTGGAAATTGTGGGGACGAAAACATTAAAGCCAGGGCAGTCTAGCGATGATGTGGTTATTTTGCGTCAAATCTTGCAACGTGAAGGGTTACTTGAAGGTGGAAATGTAACCGAAGACATCGCACCTCCTGAAACAATGGCTCAAGTTGCAGAACTGGCAACTGAACAAACCGCTGAATCGACAGGAACACTTGATGCACCTGCGAGCTCCGTGTCGAAAGTATATGATCAAGAACTCGTCGATGCGGTAAAAAAATTCCAATTGCAATATGGCTTAGAAGCAGACGGTGTTGTTGGAAAAGGCACGCGTGTTTGGTTAAACATGCAGCCTAAGCAGAAAGCAGGTTTAATGGCACTCAATATTCAACGCTTACGTATTATACCAGCAAGTAGTGGGACAGGGATTTTAGTTAATATTCCTGGCTACTCTTTAGATTTCTATTTAAATGACGAAGTGATTTTAGACTCTAAAGTGATTGTTGGCCGTGCTGATCGCAAAACACCGATCATGAGCAGTGCGCTAAATAACGTAGTCATTAACCCGCCTTGGAGTGTGCCGACCAGTATGGCACGTAAAGATATTGCTCCAAGAGGAAAACAAGATCCAAGTTATTTTAGCCGCAAAGGGTATACGGTTTATTCAGGTTGGGGAGCCGACTCATATGAAATCAACCCATATGCTATTGATTGGGATAATATCACCCCAGCTAATTTTCCATATCGCATTCGACAGGCACCGGGCCCGACTAACTCATTAGGGCGCTATAAGTTTAATATGCCGAGTTCAGATGCGATTTATTTACACGATACACCAAACCATAGTTTATTTAATCGCAATGCGCGTGCAATAAGCTCTGGATGTGTGCGAGTGAATAAGGCAAGTGAGTTAGCCAGTATTTTATTAGGTGATGCAGGTTGGGAACAAAAACGCATTGATGGTGCGTTGAAAGAGGGGTCAACACGGTATGTGAATATACCCGATAGGATCCCAGTTTTTCTGTACTATCAAACTGCTTGGGTAGATAAAGACCAGCAACCACAATATCGAGCCGATATTTATCAGTATGATAATTCGATTAATAATGCAGATAAATATTTGCCAATATTGAAAAAGATTTTACACTAATTGTAGGTTTTAATTTGAAGGGGGGATTTTCTCCCCTTAATTATTTTAAGAGTTAACTGCTTGAGCGCTGTTTTTTACACATTTCCATTCTGTGACCTTACCTCTAGAATCCGTTTTTATCTTATTTATTCCGTTGTTTTATGGTTCCTCAATCATTACTATTTTGTTTATCTTTGATAAAGGCAGCATGTTTTGTGTCTTAAATTGCATGTTTCGAGCAGTTCTAGTGATAAAACTCTCTTTTTGACGAAAAATGCAATAAAATTTCCGCGAAGTATGCATATCTTTACATAATTATACATTAAAGATAAGCATGATTTGCTAGACTCAATAGGTTGCCAAAATTTTATCGATTAATACTGAAAATATTAGAGTCTGAGCTATCACCTATGGATATAATTGATCAATCCCGCAGAAAGTGGTTAGGTATTGGGGCCGCAACAGTTGGCCTTAGTTTATTACCAAGCCATGTATTTGCTGCGATGACGACCCCTCGACCACGTATTTTGCGTTTTCAAAACATTAATACAGGCGAATCGCTAAAAACCGAGTTTTTTGACGGGCGCCGTTATAATAAGTCTGAATTAGCGCGTTTAAATCATTTTTTCCGTGACTACCGTTGCGACAAAGTAAAAACTATTGACCCAAAACTGTTTGACCAAATCTATTTATTACAAATGATGATGGGAACAAACAAACCTGTCCAACTGATCTCTGGCTATCGTTCTTTAGAGACTAACAATAAATTGCGTAGTAAAAGCTCTGGCGTGGCAAAGAAAAGTTACCATACCCGTGGGCAAGCGATGGATTTCCATATCGAAGGGCTACAACTGAGTAATATCCGCAAGGCTGCGCTAAAAATGAAAGCGGGTGGCGTTGGTTATTATCCTCGAAGCAATTTTATACATATTGATACAGGACCTGCAAGAACGTGGTAATCTGTGCATAGGTGACACAGATTACGGAGTAATTGCTCGATGAAATATACTATTATCCCAGTAACACCATTTATGCAAAATTGCCACGTTATTTGGGATGAAAATACGTTAGATGCAGTCGTTGTTGACCCCGGCGGAGAAGCTGAAAAATTAATTTCTGCTATTGAAAACCTTGGGCTGAAGTTAACTAAAATTCTGTTAACGCATGGCCATTCTGATCATATCGGCGCATCAGCTATCCTTTCTAAGCATTTTTCAGTGCCTATTTATGGCCCACA is drawn from Providencia huaxiensis and contains these coding sequences:
- a CDS encoding YcbK family protein, whose amino-acid sequence is MDIIDQSRRKWLGIGAATVGLSLLPSHVFAAMTTPRPRILRFQNINTGESLKTEFFDGRRYNKSELARLNHFFRDYRCDKVKTIDPKLFDQIYLLQMMMGTNKPVQLISGYRSLETNNKLRSKSSGVAKKSYHTRGQAMDFHIEGLQLSNIRKAALKMKAGGVGYYPRSNFIHIDTGPARTW
- the ldtD gene encoding L,D-transpeptidase; the protein is MAKRRVRALQVSVICGLMALQFPAFSNEENTQQSVSEVQTIASLTPTESLVKITQSLPADVKPIFSTQLAKLYADRQMQLLWQDETAISQFQQQLAELSLSGVQPQFGEWLAILENNQLNELGRDVILSDAMLGYLQYLSSIEASGQYWLYTNRPYKIIAPTAAQMKPWIDAVESNNLSGWVKSQAPSHPMYLPMRKEMLKLLAIPEDNLEIVGTKTLKPGQSSDDVVILRQILQREGLLEGGNVTEDIAPPETMAQVAELATEQTAESTGTLDAPASSVSKVYDQELVDAVKKFQLQYGLEADGVVGKGTRVWLNMQPKQKAGLMALNIQRLRIIPASSGTGILVNIPGYSLDFYLNDEVILDSKVIVGRADRKTPIMSSALNNVVINPPWSVPTSMARKDIAPRGKQDPSYFSRKGYTVYSGWGADSYEINPYAIDWDNITPANFPYRIRQAPGPTNSLGRYKFNMPSSDAIYLHDTPNHSLFNRNARAISSGCVRVNKASELASILLGDAGWEQKRIDGALKEGSTRYVNIPDRIPVFLYYQTAWVDKDQQPQYRADIYQYDNSINNADKYLPILKKILH